From Pseudonocardia autotrophica, one genomic window encodes:
- a CDS encoding FAD-dependent oxidoreductase, producing MNTPIRTVVVGGGPGGMLLAYLLARAGLPVTLLERHHDFDRDFRGDSLHPWTLELLDRLGLAGRLLELPHVTARQFRFRTPRGPVTTSDYGLLDTPYDYVALMPQARFLDFLATEAAGLDSFELRTGAAVSGLLGTGTADDPVRGVRLRDGEEIPAGLVIAADGRFSKVRTLAGLTARSQGASTDLLWFALPRYPTDPPDADVDLFFGERHYVGLLGGPVPAGDPPDPRVTGRWQVGLSLPKGGYPEIRERGVEYVRREVATRVPWLADRMDLLTGLTATTLLSVDISRVPVWHRAGLLLIGDAAHVISPVGGNGILMACQDALVAADHLVPALREGAAGPEVLGAIQAEREPAIVTVQDQQVRVERTVARARERGRPVTPPSFLRLLTRIPAIRKRSARRNAYGPVPVEPSAELERALRLGPPPA from the coding sequence GTGAACACGCCGATCCGGACCGTCGTCGTGGGCGGCGGCCCCGGTGGGATGCTGCTGGCGTACCTGCTGGCCCGCGCCGGGCTCCCGGTCACGCTGCTGGAACGGCATCACGACTTCGACCGCGACTTCCGCGGGGACTCGCTGCACCCGTGGACGCTCGAGCTGCTCGACCGGCTCGGCCTGGCCGGGCGCCTGCTGGAGCTACCGCACGTCACGGCCCGCCAGTTCCGCTTCCGCACCCCGCGCGGGCCGGTCACCACCTCCGACTACGGCCTGCTCGACACCCCCTACGACTACGTCGCACTGATGCCGCAGGCCCGGTTCCTCGACTTCCTGGCCACCGAGGCCGCCGGCCTGGACTCGTTCGAGCTGCGCACCGGGGCAGCCGTCTCCGGCCTGCTCGGCACCGGCACCGCGGACGACCCGGTGCGCGGCGTCCGGCTGCGCGACGGCGAGGAGATCCCGGCCGGGCTCGTGATCGCCGCGGACGGCCGGTTCTCCAAGGTCCGCACGCTGGCCGGACTGACCGCACGGTCGCAAGGAGCCAGCACCGACCTGCTCTGGTTCGCCCTCCCCCGGTATCCCACCGACCCGCCGGACGCCGACGTCGATCTGTTCTTCGGCGAGCGCCACTACGTCGGGCTCCTCGGTGGCCCGGTGCCCGCGGGGGATCCGCCGGATCCGCGGGTGACCGGCCGCTGGCAGGTCGGGCTCTCGCTGCCCAAGGGTGGCTACCCGGAGATCCGCGAGCGCGGCGTGGAGTACGTCCGGCGCGAGGTCGCGACGCGGGTGCCGTGGCTGGCCGACCGGATGGATCTGCTCACCGGCCTCACCGCGACGACGCTGCTGTCGGTGGACATCTCCCGGGTACCGGTCTGGCACCGGGCCGGGCTGCTGCTGATCGGCGACGCCGCGCACGTCATCTCCCCGGTCGGCGGCAACGGGATCCTGATGGCCTGTCAGGACGCGCTCGTCGCGGCGGACCATCTCGTCCCGGCGCTGCGCGAGGGCGCCGCGGGGCCCGAGGTACTGGGCGCGATCCAGGCCGAGCGGGAGCCGGCGATCGTCACCGTGCAGGACCAGCAGGTCCGGGTCGAAAGGACGGTCGCGCGGGCCCGCGAGCGCGGCCGCCCGGTGACACCGCCGTCGTTCCTGCGCCTGCTGACCCGGATCCCGGC
- a CDS encoding class I SAM-dependent methyltransferase: MAPPDHTVFFKRSFSKMDQLATPFLTGRRLCRQLAQVVPRGTNGVVVELGAGPGVLAEPIRARLGPDARYLAIEIDEELVAHLRAHKPWLEVVHGDVADLERILDDAGIDQVDAFVSTLPWAVFPQALRMTVMGVIARRLTPEGVLSMIITWMALPNRVRDLRALLDAHFDEVVETATEWRNPPPARTFLCRRPLPRFNSLDERDTRSAS, from the coding sequence ATGGCGCCTCCCGACCACACCGTGTTCTTCAAGCGGTCCTTCTCGAAGATGGACCAGCTGGCGACCCCGTTCCTGACCGGTCGCCGGCTCTGCAGGCAGCTCGCCCAGGTCGTCCCGCGGGGGACGAACGGCGTGGTCGTCGAGCTGGGCGCCGGCCCCGGCGTGCTGGCCGAGCCGATCCGCGCCCGGCTCGGCCCGGACGCCCGCTACCTCGCGATCGAGATCGACGAGGAGCTGGTGGCCCACCTGCGCGCGCACAAGCCGTGGCTGGAGGTCGTGCACGGTGACGTCGCCGATCTGGAACGGATCCTCGACGACGCAGGTATCGATCAGGTGGACGCCTTCGTCTCCACCCTGCCGTGGGCGGTCTTCCCGCAGGCGCTCCGGATGACCGTGATGGGCGTGATCGCGCGCCGGCTGACCCCCGAAGGGGTGCTGAGCATGATCATCACCTGGATGGCGCTGCCGAACCGGGTGCGTGACCTGCGGGCGCTGCTCGACGCGCACTTCGACGAGGTCGTCGAGACCGCCACCGAATGGCGCAACCCGCCGCCGGCCCGGACCTTCCTGTGCCGGCGACCGCTGCCCCGGTTCAACTCGCTCGACGAGCGCGACACCCGCTCGGCGAGCTGA
- the orn gene encoding oligoribonuclease — MTDRLVWIDCEMTGLDLGKDALIEIAALVTDGDLNVLGDGVDVVISCDEEKLAGMPDVVRDMHARSGLTEEVRRATVTLEEAEQRVLDYVRAHVPDARSAPLAGNSIATDRGFLTRDMPELDGYLHYRMIDVSSVKELARRWFPRVFYAKPEKGLAHRALADIQESIRELAYYRKALFVAPPGPTTQQAQAAAAAVADVAAGVDPQAGDGPRA, encoded by the coding sequence ATGACGGACCGGCTGGTGTGGATCGACTGCGAGATGACCGGGCTCGACCTCGGCAAGGACGCGCTCATCGAGATCGCGGCGCTGGTCACCGACGGCGATCTGAACGTCCTGGGCGATGGTGTCGACGTCGTGATCAGCTGCGACGAGGAGAAGCTCGCCGGGATGCCGGACGTCGTGCGGGACATGCACGCCCGGTCCGGGCTGACCGAGGAGGTCCGCCGGGCGACGGTGACCCTGGAGGAGGCCGAGCAGCGGGTGCTCGACTACGTCCGGGCGCACGTCCCGGACGCCCGCAGCGCGCCGCTGGCCGGCAACTCGATCGCGACCGACCGTGGATTCCTGACCCGCGACATGCCCGAGCTCGACGGCTACCTGCACTACCGGATGATCGACGTCAGCTCGGTCAAGGAGCTCGCCCGCCGCTGGTTCCCGCGGGTGTTCTACGCGAAGCCGGAGAAGGGCCTGGCGCACCGCGCCCTCGCCGACATCCAGGAGTCGATCCGGGAACTGGCGTACTACCGCAAGGCGCTGTTCGTCGCCCCGCCCGGACCGACCACGCAGCAGGCCCAGGCGGCGGCCGCCGCCGTCGCGGACGTCGCCGCGGGAGTGGATCCGCAGGCCGGAGACGGTCCGCGGGCCTGA
- a CDS encoding helicase HerA-like domain-containing protein has protein sequence MTSDTPATSDTPAGSDSPARAVAAGYATDGAALELGTVLVDGVCDPQAGVRIPLATLNRHGLVAGATGTGKTKTLQALAGQLSDHGVPVLLADVKGDLSGMARPGEPDPKIDARAADTGDDWTPTAYPVQFLSLGDGGIAVPVRATITDFGPILLSKVLGLNATQESTLGLIFHWADQRGLPLLDTKDLRAVITHLTSDEGKAELKGIGGVSSATAGVILRALVNLEAQGGDTFFGEPEFDPADLMRQIDGPDGPRGVVTLLQLAERAAHPVLFSTFLMWLLAELYEELPEAGDLDKPKLVFFFDEAHLLFADASKAFLERIEQTVKLIRSKGVGVFFCTQLPTDIPNAVLSQLGARVQHALRAFTPDDQKALNRTVKTYPRSDVYDLESALTSLGTGEAIVTVLSERGAPTPVAWTRLRAPRSLMAAIGDDAVRESAAGSPLQAKYGEPVDRDSAYEQLTQRIATGPGEAATPVEAPTAPADAPPPPEQERSGGLFSKIGEFLSSPTGRQITNTVTREITRSLFGTRRRR, from the coding sequence GTGACCTCCGACACCCCAGCGACCTCCGACACCCCAGCCGGCTCCGACTCCCCGGCCCGGGCGGTGGCCGCCGGTTACGCGACCGACGGCGCCGCGCTCGAACTCGGCACGGTACTGGTCGACGGCGTCTGTGACCCCCAGGCCGGGGTCCGTATCCCGCTCGCGACGCTGAACCGGCACGGCCTGGTCGCGGGCGCGACCGGCACCGGCAAGACCAAGACGCTGCAGGCGCTCGCCGGCCAGCTGTCCGATCACGGTGTGCCGGTGCTGCTCGCCGACGTCAAGGGCGACCTGTCCGGGATGGCCCGCCCCGGCGAGCCGGATCCGAAGATCGACGCACGGGCCGCCGACACCGGTGACGACTGGACTCCCACCGCCTACCCGGTGCAGTTCCTCTCGCTCGGCGACGGCGGGATCGCGGTCCCGGTCCGGGCCACGATCACCGACTTCGGGCCGATCCTGCTGTCGAAGGTGCTCGGGCTCAACGCCACCCAGGAGTCCACCCTGGGGCTGATCTTCCACTGGGCCGACCAGCGCGGGCTGCCGCTGCTGGACACCAAGGACCTGCGGGCGGTGATCACACACCTGACCTCGGACGAGGGAAAGGCCGAGCTGAAGGGGATCGGCGGGGTGTCCTCGGCGACGGCCGGGGTGATCCTGCGCGCGCTGGTGAACCTGGAGGCCCAGGGCGGCGACACGTTCTTCGGCGAGCCGGAGTTCGATCCGGCCGACCTGATGCGGCAGATCGACGGGCCCGACGGTCCGCGCGGCGTCGTGACCCTGTTGCAGCTCGCCGAGCGCGCCGCGCACCCGGTGCTGTTCTCGACGTTCCTGATGTGGCTGCTCGCCGAGCTGTACGAGGAGCTGCCCGAGGCGGGCGACCTGGACAAGCCGAAGCTGGTCTTCTTCTTCGACGAGGCGCATCTGCTGTTCGCCGACGCGTCCAAGGCGTTCCTGGAGCGCATCGAGCAGACCGTGAAGCTGATCCGGTCCAAGGGCGTCGGTGTGTTCTTCTGCACACAGCTGCCCACCGACATCCCGAACGCGGTGCTCTCCCAGCTGGGCGCCCGGGTGCAGCACGCACTGCGCGCCTTCACCCCGGACGACCAGAAGGCGCTCAACCGGACCGTCAAGACCTACCCGAGGTCGGACGTCTACGACCTGGAGTCGGCGCTGACCTCGCTGGGCACCGGTGAGGCGATCGTCACGGTGCTCTCCGAGCGCGGCGCCCCGACGCCGGTCGCCTGGACCCGGTTGCGGGCACCGCGGTCGCTGATGGCCGCCATCGGCGACGACGCGGTGCGCGAGTCCGCGGCCGGGTCGCCGCTGCAGGCCAAGTACGGGGAGCCGGTGGACCGGGACTCCGCCTACGAGCAGCTGACGCAGCGGATCGCGACCGGTCCGGGCGAGGCGGCGACGCCGGTCGAGGCGCCCACCGCCCCGGCGGACGCGCCTCCGCCGCCGGAGCAGGAGCGCTCCGGCGGGCTGTTCTCGAAGATCGGCGAGTTCCTGTCGTCGCCGACCGGACGGCAGATCACGAACACGGTGACCCGGGAGATCACCCGGAGCCTGTTCGGGACCCGCCGCCGGCGCTGA
- a CDS encoding PH domain-containing protein: protein MSDREPRDHRPDAGDRHPAEPAGTGTPAEPRPGTPGGAPGQATPAPPTTGHTPGQATPAPPATGGTPGWAAPGGPAPDAVASGRAVPGPTAPWDTGRAAAPDPGPPPPAYPRPGAPVVHGPPPGRPGAATEHRETAGIPPPWARYPSPIGSEGAPPAPGDDWRRLPAMMLLVAPATALVKLAPALIALLIFGAGRGSATQLWIAAGIAVLAVVAGMIRWQTTRYRITPERVELHSGLLNRQRRSVPRDRIRTVDLTAPLLHRLVGLSVVKVGSGQSAGSDSGLDLDAVTTVEAERLRRELLARPADRTGPDSAPDAADPGPDTEQAEELDRIDWSSLRYAPLTVSSLAAIGALAGAGWNLLREADIDPRTLPGADAVTGELTTAPIWVSALLGVALLLIVMVVGSIVLFVERWWGFRLTREPDGTLRVRRGLLTRRSLSVSEQRLRGVTVTEPLLVRAVGRGAQAGALTVGLAGAGGEETGGGAIGPPVRRDRAHEVAATAARAEPAITSGPLTAHPAAARTRRLVRATVPALVLPAAAGGVVYLGGPVWPVVVAVLLLLAAVPLGLDRYRALGHRLDERYLVARHGSLVRTTSALRRDGLIGWRIRQSLLQRRAGVLTLEATTAAGSGSVLVLDLAPADAVALMAEITPEAVAGFRAGASAVSAGGGSRTGSG from the coding sequence ATGAGCGACCGGGAACCCCGGGACCACCGCCCGGACGCCGGCGACCGGCACCCCGCGGAGCCGGCCGGGACCGGCACCCCGGCCGAACCCCGGCCGGGCACCCCCGGTGGCGCACCGGGCCAGGCCACCCCCGCACCGCCCACCACCGGCCACACACCGGGCCAGGCCACCCCCGCACCGCCCGCCACCGGCGGCACGCCGGGATGGGCGGCCCCCGGCGGTCCGGCACCGGACGCCGTCGCGTCCGGCAGGGCCGTCCCCGGGCCGACCGCACCGTGGGACACCGGGCGAGCGGCCGCACCGGACCCCGGGCCGCCCCCGCCCGCCTACCCACGCCCCGGCGCGCCCGTCGTGCACGGGCCGCCGCCCGGCCGCCCGGGTGCGGCGACCGAGCACCGGGAGACCGCGGGGATCCCGCCGCCCTGGGCGCGCTACCCGTCCCCGATCGGATCGGAGGGCGCCCCGCCTGCGCCCGGTGACGACTGGCGACGGCTGCCCGCGATGATGCTGCTGGTCGCGCCGGCGACCGCGCTGGTCAAGCTCGCACCGGCTCTGATCGCGCTGCTGATCTTCGGCGCGGGCCGCGGCAGCGCGACGCAGCTGTGGATCGCCGCCGGGATCGCCGTGCTCGCCGTCGTGGCCGGGATGATCCGCTGGCAGACCACTCGCTACCGGATCACCCCGGAACGCGTGGAGCTGCACAGCGGGCTGCTCAACCGGCAGCGCCGCTCGGTCCCGCGGGACCGGATCCGCACGGTCGATCTCACCGCGCCGCTGCTGCACCGGCTGGTCGGGCTGAGCGTGGTGAAGGTCGGCTCCGGGCAGAGCGCCGGATCGGACTCCGGACTCGATCTCGACGCCGTCACCACCGTCGAGGCCGAACGCCTGCGCCGCGAGCTGCTCGCCCGTCCCGCCGACCGGACCGGGCCGGACTCCGCACCGGACGCCGCCGATCCCGGCCCGGACACCGAGCAGGCCGAGGAGCTCGACCGCATCGACTGGTCGTCGCTGCGCTATGCCCCACTGACCGTCAGCTCGCTGGCCGCCATCGGGGCGCTGGCCGGGGCCGGCTGGAACCTGCTGCGCGAGGCCGACATCGACCCGCGGACGCTGCCCGGCGCCGATGCCGTCACCGGGGAGCTGACCACGGCTCCGATCTGGGTGTCGGCGCTGCTGGGGGTGGCGCTGCTGCTGATCGTGATGGTGGTCGGCTCGATCGTGCTGTTCGTCGAACGCTGGTGGGGTTTCCGGCTGACCCGGGAGCCGGACGGCACCCTGCGGGTCCGCCGCGGGCTGCTGACCCGGCGGTCGCTGTCGGTCTCCGAGCAACGGCTGCGCGGGGTCACCGTGACCGAGCCGCTGCTGGTCCGGGCGGTCGGGCGGGGCGCCCAGGCGGGCGCGCTCACGGTCGGGCTGGCCGGGGCGGGCGGCGAGGAGACCGGCGGCGGTGCCATCGGCCCACCGGTCCGCCGGGACCGCGCGCACGAGGTCGCGGCGACCGCGGCCCGCGCGGAGCCCGCGATCACCTCCGGGCCGCTGACCGCGCATCCCGCGGCCGCCCGCACCCGCAGGCTGGTCCGCGCGACCGTTCCGGCGCTGGTGCTGCCGGCCGCGGCGGGGGGTGTCGTGTACCTCGGCGGTCCGGTGTGGCCGGTCGTCGTCGCGGTGCTGCTGCTGCTCGCCGCGGTGCCGCTCGGGCTGGACCGCTACCGGGCGCTGGGGCACCGGCTCGACGAGCGCTATCTCGTCGCCCGGCACGGCTCACTGGTCCGGACGACGTCGGCGCTGCGCCGCGACGGCCTGATCGGCTGGCGGATCCGGCAGAGCCTGCTCCAGCGCCGGGCCGGCGTGCTCACCCTGGAGGCGACGACGGCGGCCGGTTCCGGATCGGTGCTGGTGCTCGACCTGGCCCCGGCCGACGCCGTCGCGCTGATGGCGGAGATCACCCCGGAGGCCGTCGCGGGCTTCCGCGCCGGGGCGTCCGCGGTCAGCGCCGGCGGCGGGTCCCGAACAGGCTCCGGGTGA
- a CDS encoding PH domain-containing protein, translating to MTATGPLTTGDAADAGALPLPLRPPANRVSPRAIWWWRLRAVPTPVVLLVGQGVGWSLLPADPWHGLLIATIVLTVLWLLVGALVVPALRYRLHRWEVTDEAVYHRSGWLVREWRIAPIPRVQTVDTEHGPLQQALRVATVTVTTASARGPVRIAGLDADEARELARRLTETTGRYPGDAT from the coding sequence ATGACCGCCACCGGCCCACTCACCACCGGCGACGCCGCCGACGCCGGCGCGCTCCCGCTGCCACTGCGCCCGCCCGCCAACCGGGTGAGCCCGCGCGCGATCTGGTGGTGGCGGTTGCGCGCGGTGCCGACGCCGGTCGTGCTGCTGGTCGGGCAGGGTGTCGGGTGGTCGCTGCTGCCCGCCGACCCGTGGCACGGCCTGCTGATCGCGACGATCGTCCTGACCGTGCTGTGGCTGCTCGTCGGGGCGCTCGTGGTGCCGGCGCTGCGCTACCGACTGCACCGCTGGGAGGTCACCGACGAGGCCGTCTACCACCGGTCCGGCTGGCTGGTCCGCGAGTGGCGGATCGCACCTATCCCGCGGGTGCAGACGGTCGACACCGAGCACGGCCCGCTGCAGCAGGCGCTGCGGGTGGCCACGGTGACGGTGACGACGGCGTCGGCCCGCGGTCCCGTCCGGATCGCCGGTCTCGACGCCGACGAGGCCCGTGAGCTGGCCCGGCGGCTGACCGAGACGACCGGCCGGTACCCCGGGGACGCGACATGA
- a CDS encoding GNAT family N-acetyltransferase — translation MTGSDLPTARLLLRPWTPAAVAAVVAGTRCDGWATDFPADGDRVVARLLAGTPDGPGWGRYGHRLLVERATGLVVGGAGLFPDGAGGLEVGYGVVASRRGRGYAGEAARALVGLAMAGGVRRIVAGVEPGNLASVRVLERLGMQHTGTVDGVHRYALP, via the coding sequence ATGACCGGGTCCGACCTGCCGACCGCGCGCCTGCTGCTGCGCCCGTGGACGCCGGCGGCCGTGGCGGCCGTCGTCGCGGGCACCCGCTGTGACGGCTGGGCCACCGACTTCCCCGCGGACGGCGACCGGGTCGTCGCCCGGCTCCTCGCCGGCACGCCGGACGGGCCCGGCTGGGGCCGCTACGGGCACCGGCTGCTGGTGGAACGGGCCACCGGGCTCGTCGTCGGCGGGGCGGGGCTGTTCCCGGACGGCGCCGGCGGGCTGGAGGTCGGCTACGGCGTCGTCGCGTCCCGGCGCGGTCGCGGGTACGCCGGGGAGGCCGCCCGGGCGCTGGTCGGGCTGGCCATGGCGGGCGGGGTGCGGCGGATCGTCGCCGGCGTCGAACCCGGCAACCTCGCCTCGGTGCGGGTGCTGGAACGGCTCGGCATGCAGCACACCGGGACCGTCGACGGCGTCCACCGATACGCGCTGCCATGA
- a CDS encoding HAD family hydrolase, with protein MPRPRLVALDIDGTIVDGRLPPSPAVRAAITAAAEHAEVMLCTGRTVIGAAVALDQIGLTSGVTLTSNGAVEMDTASREVLSVARFDVTAALTRLRELFPDAVFASEHVGVGQRVSGPFPDGLLAGTVTEVGHAGLLAEPTPKLITYWPGRTPAETAARAAALDVDGTTMTLDHEQPWVTLVPAGVSKASGLARVAARLGIDRSEVLAVGDGDNDREMLRWAGHGVAMGQAPPEVLADADEITAPVTDDGLAAALRRIFQRRFF; from the coding sequence GTGCCCCGCCCCCGCCTCGTCGCACTGGACATCGACGGCACGATCGTCGACGGCAGGCTCCCGCCGAGCCCCGCCGTGCGGGCGGCGATCACCGCGGCCGCCGAGCACGCCGAGGTGATGCTCTGCACCGGCCGCACGGTGATCGGTGCCGCCGTGGCGCTCGACCAGATCGGGCTCACCAGCGGCGTCACGCTGACCTCGAACGGCGCCGTCGAGATGGACACCGCGTCCCGCGAGGTGCTCTCGGTGGCCCGGTTCGACGTCACCGCCGCCCTGACCCGGCTGCGCGAGCTGTTCCCGGACGCGGTGTTCGCGTCCGAGCACGTCGGCGTCGGCCAGCGGGTCAGCGGCCCGTTCCCGGACGGCCTGCTCGCCGGGACCGTCACCGAGGTCGGACACGCGGGCCTGCTGGCCGAACCGACCCCGAAGCTGATCACCTACTGGCCGGGGCGCACACCCGCCGAGACCGCGGCGCGCGCCGCCGCGCTCGACGTCGACGGCACCACGATGACCCTCGATCACGAACAGCCCTGGGTGACGCTGGTGCCGGCCGGGGTGTCCAAGGCGTCCGGCCTGGCCCGGGTCGCCGCGCGGCTCGGTATCGACCGGTCCGAGGTGCTCGCCGTCGGCGACGGGGACAACGACCGCGAGATGCTGCGCTGGGCCGGGCACGGTGTCGCGATGGGGCAGGCTCCGCCCGAGGTTCTGGCCGACGCCGACGAGATCACCGCGCCGGTCACCGACGACGGTCTCGCCGCCGCGCTGCGCCGAATCTTCCAGCGCCGGTTCTTCTAG
- a CDS encoding sucrase ferredoxin — protein MTVTDVQRGSASAPARPGTGCAVLSGAAGEPLAGTAPSARRLVAVEHVGAWPRTVADHPDPDVTELFHRLRADGVVLLLIRRTGRAGRDCDGERTVYVADLAPGASRVTSRTVCSTDDLAGISFEPDAGEPVTDPAMLVCAHGRRDVCCAVQGRALAAELAAEGADVWECTHLGGHRFAPTALVLPTGYTYGRLDTGSALAALKAAGGGNVDPWSCRGHAGLEPAAQVAELAVREHTGIGDAGALLVEPVNGPGPVVVRARDGRRWAVDVRADSGLPPRPPSCGAALEPTTPLVAATPVALRD, from the coding sequence ATGACGGTGACGGACGTGCAGCGCGGTTCCGCGTCCGCCCCTGCCCGCCCGGGCACCGGTTGCGCGGTGCTGAGCGGCGCCGCCGGTGAACCGCTGGCCGGCACCGCCCCGTCGGCGCGCCGGCTGGTCGCCGTGGAGCACGTCGGCGCCTGGCCGCGCACGGTCGCCGACCATCCCGATCCGGATGTCACCGAGCTGTTCCACCGGCTGCGGGCCGACGGCGTGGTGCTGCTGCTGATCCGGCGCACCGGCCGGGCCGGGCGGGACTGCGACGGGGAACGTACCGTCTACGTCGCCGATCTCGCCCCGGGTGCGTCCCGGGTGACCAGCCGCACCGTCTGCAGCACCGACGACCTGGCCGGGATCTCCTTCGAGCCGGACGCCGGCGAGCCGGTCACCGATCCGGCGATGCTGGTCTGTGCACACGGCAGGCGCGACGTGTGTTGTGCCGTGCAGGGGCGGGCGCTGGCCGCGGAGCTGGCCGCCGAGGGCGCCGACGTCTGGGAGTGCACGCACCTGGGCGGGCACCGGTTCGCACCGACCGCGCTGGTGCTGCCGACCGGCTACACCTATGGCCGGCTCGACACCGGTAGCGCACTCGCCGCGCTGAAGGCCGCCGGCGGCGGGAACGTCGATCCGTGGTCGTGCCGCGGGCACGCCGGGCTGGAGCCGGCCGCGCAGGTCGCCGAGCTCGCGGTCCGTGAGCACACCGGCATCGGTGACGCGGGCGCGCTGCTCGTGGAGCCGGTGAACGGCCCCGGCCCGGTCGTCGTCCGGGCCCGGGACGGCCGCCGGTGGGCCGTGGACGTGCGCGCCGACAGCGGGCTGCCGCCGCGGCCGCCGTCCTGCGGGGCGGCCCTGGAGCCGACCACACCGCTGGTCGCGGCCACCCCGGTCGCGTTGCGCGACTAG